Genomic window (Leptospira bouyouniensis):
TGGCATAGACATTGATCCTAAAGGTGAAGAGGACTTGAAACGGCTTTCGATTTTAGGCGAAGGGAATTACTTTCCTCTGAAAACTCCAGGTGATTACGATAAATCTTTCCAAAAGATCTTTTCTCATTTGCAAACACCAGAAACCAAATCAGACTTTACAAACATTCCCATCACTCCATCAAATGATGGCTCGATTGGAAACACTCAAAATGTTGGTAAAATCCAAATTGTCAATATCTTACCTTATGAAGATGGATCCGAAAATGGGTATATAGTAAATTATGAATATTCCGCCAACGATCCAACGGAATACATGATCCAATTCTATCTATACCCAGCCGAAGAAAAACACCGCAGTTTCCCGATTCCACCGCTACGAGAGAGACGGATGGGTGATTTAGTGAGCCATCGGATTGAATGGAAACGTGGCAAAGAAGGGAAGGGACATTTTGTGATCCCCTTTCCACCTGGAAAACGTATGAAGTCTTCTGTCGAGCTATGGGATATGACAACGGTGCCGAAAATTATTGCCCTTTCTGATGAAAAACCCATTCACGAGAAAGTCAGTTCTGACCGAAATGATAAGTAATGAGACAGAATTCTAAACTTTGGCGGGGTCCAACTCGGATTTTCATACTGACGATTTTGCTTTTAGGAACTTTTTTTTCCTTATCAGCCCTCGGCAATACCCAAGCCGTTTTTGCCAAAGAAAGGGAAAAACAAGGTGATTTACTCTTCCAAAAAGCCAAAGAATTTTTAGAAGACCGAAACCATTACCAATCAGTCGAAACCTGTAAAAGTTTTTTGATTTTGTATCCAGGGCATCCCAAAACAAGGGAAGTGCGCAAAACATTGAGCTCCAATTACCGGATGACGGGCGACATTTTAGCCCTTGCCGAAAATGAACTGAAAATCTATAAAGAATTTCCCAATACGGAAGAAGGCCTCGAATCGTATTTAATTTCAGGAAAAGCGTATGTACGAATGGGCCGAGAAGACAAAGCATATCAGATTTTTCAGGACATTATCAAAAATACGTATTCTAGTAAAATTGCACAAGAAGCAGAATTAGAACTGACTCAGATGGAAATTTTAGGAGAGAGTAAAAATAAGTAATTTTTACGAAAATATTGCCCTAGGGATCTCCGATAATAAACTAGGCACGTTGAGCAAAAAGGGTTCAGAGATTTAAGAATGTCGTTTTTTCAAATGGTTACTTTCCCGGCGAACTCCTACATCATTGTAGAGGGGAAAAAGGATGCGAACAATTTCTATATCATCCGCGAGGGAAAAGTACGTGTCACTCGTGAGACGGCTGTTGTTGGTGAAGACCCCAATCAGGTTTTAGGACCGGGTGACTTTTTTGGTGTTGTGGCGGCGATGAGCCAACACCCACAAATTGAATCCGCAACTTCCCTTACAAATGTATCATTAATCTCTGTTAGTTACGACCAATTTGGAACACTCATCCAAAAGTCAACGGCAGTTGCGATGAATATCATTCGTTTCTTCTCTATGAAGTTACGACAATTTGATACTACAATAACACGATTATCGTTTCGTAATGCTGTCGAAGAAGATCCAAACGAACTCTTTAAGATTGGTGAATACTACTTCCAACAGCAAAATACTTCTCATGCAACATTTGCTTACCAAAGTTATTTAAAACATTTACCAAATGGTCAATTTGTACCGCAGGCAAAACTTCGATTACAAACAATGAACCAAGCGTTTCAATCCGCTCCCATTGATTACACTAAGTTCAATCGAAATTACAAAGATAGTGAAATGATCTTTTGTGAACACGAGCCTGGTAAGGAACTATTCATTTTACAAAGTGGAAAAGTAAAAATTTCTAAAATCGTAAACCAAAACGAAGTGATGCTCGCTGTTCTGCAAGCTGGAGATATTTTTGGGGAGATGGCCATCCTTGATAACAAACCTCGTTCTGCTTCTGCCGTTGCTGCAGGTGATGTGGAACTCCTTGCCATCAACAAAGCTAACTTTGAGGGAATGGTGAAAGCCCAACCTCAACTCGCGACTCGCCTCATTACACTTTTGTCTGAAAGGATTTGGATTGCTTATAAACAATTGGCAAACCTTCTATTAAAAGACCCACAAGGTCGTATTGTGGACACACTTATGACCTTAGCGGAAAAAAACCGTATCAAAGTTGCTCCGAAACAAGCATATAATTTCGAAATTGGAACCAAAGACCTACTCAAGATGGTGGGTCTCACTGATCCAAAAGACGAACTCATTATTTCCGATATCATGAAAAATAATAAATTTATTCGTATGGATATGGGAAAAATTGTTTGTTCCGACATGGCAGAGTTGGAAAAACTCGTCCAATTCTACCATAAGAAGGCTAATATGGAGAATAAGCTCAAGAAGCTGAAATAACTTCTTGCCAACTTATTTCTCCTGACTAATGTTAGAGGCCAAAGAAATATGAGTGATAAAATACTAGTTGAAGAAAAA
Coding sequences:
- a CDS encoding tetratricopeptide repeat protein, producing MRQNSKLWRGPTRIFILTILLLGTFFSLSALGNTQAVFAKEREKQGDLLFQKAKEFLEDRNHYQSVETCKSFLILYPGHPKTREVRKTLSSNYRMTGDILALAENELKIYKEFPNTEEGLESYLISGKAYVRMGREDKAYQIFQDIIKNTYSSKIAQEAELELTQMEILGESKNK
- a CDS encoding Crp/Fnr family transcriptional regulator, with the translated sequence MSFFQMVTFPANSYIIVEGKKDANNFYIIREGKVRVTRETAVVGEDPNQVLGPGDFFGVVAAMSQHPQIESATSLTNVSLISVSYDQFGTLIQKSTAVAMNIIRFFSMKLRQFDTTITRLSFRNAVEEDPNELFKIGEYYFQQQNTSHATFAYQSYLKHLPNGQFVPQAKLRLQTMNQAFQSAPIDYTKFNRNYKDSEMIFCEHEPGKELFILQSGKVKISKIVNQNEVMLAVLQAGDIFGEMAILDNKPRSASAVAAGDVELLAINKANFEGMVKAQPQLATRLITLLSERIWIAYKQLANLLLKDPQGRIVDTLMTLAEKNRIKVAPKQAYNFEIGTKDLLKMVGLTDPKDELIISDIMKNNKFIRMDMGKIVCSDMAELEKLVQFYHKKANMENKLKKLK
- a CDS encoding vWA domain-containing protein, with translation MVLVISSFIFTFQTILSQSSPNKRYVFILDASGSMSEKWDGKTRMAVAKEKLIQVLGGLPKDASVGLVAYGNRIAGCQSARLYHPIQRGGASVVSQKLTTIVPAGSTPIAQTLQVVGEYLLNDQVETEIIFISDGVESCEGDPKSVLYNWRQSGKKFRLQILGIDIDPKGEEDLKRLSILGEGNYFPLKTPGDYDKSFQKIFSHLQTPETKSDFTNIPITPSNDGSIGNTQNVGKIQIVNILPYEDGSENGYIVNYEYSANDPTEYMIQFYLYPAEEKHRSFPIPPLRERRMGDLVSHRIEWKRGKEGKGHFVIPFPPGKRMKSSVELWDMTTVPKIIALSDEKPIHEKVSSDRNDK